The window TGTTTAAAGAATAGCTAAAAAGGGCTGAATCAAAAACGTTTGATTCAGCCTTTTTCTCTTTTTATTTGTAAAAACAATCAAAGAATCGATCGTTTAATGCATTAAGAGAGATTCTTTGTTTGGCTACAGTTTTCTTTTATCCATCTCATGATGGGAATGAGAATTCAATAACATGAGTGATATATAAAATATGACAATTCCTTCCGTGGTTTTCGGATTGATTCCGGTTAGCTCTTCGATTTTATTTAAACGATAATGCAGAGTATTAATATGTATATTCATTTCTTCTGAAGTTTTTTTGATCGATTGATTATTATGCAAATAGTGCTGCAAAGTATCGATGAGTATTGGATCTTCTTTCAAAACGTCAATCGTTCTTCTTTGAAAATCCTTTTGTATTTCGATGGGAATGTCTTCTAAGATAATTTCTAATATGAGATCTTCATAAAATACAATCCCAAGATGTTTTTGAGCCACTTTTAATGCTTTCATTGCCTCTTTAAATGATCTATGGATAATCTGTCTGCACATTGTCTTTCCTACACCAATTGCTAAATGGTGGTGATATTTCCTTTCGAATCTTTCTTTAAAGTTTTTTAATTGGCTATGGAAATGATTCTTGTTAAAAGTAGAGCCAATCTTTTTTAACAGCAAGAAACGTTCTTGCCCCCAGCGAATGAGGAAATGATTTTCTTTCCCGAATACAGAATAGAACAATTCCATGATTTCTTTTTGAATTCTGGGAATGTCATAGTGATCGAGTGTTTGTATTTCGGATTGTATGAGGGCGCAAATATGCGTGTCGTAAACGGGGATTCCCAGCATGACACCTCGCTCTAAAAATTCTTTATCAACCGATGTAGAGTTGATCCATTCATACAAATAAGATTCTATACCGCGTATTTCCCATTCGTTTCTCTCGGTATAATAAGCTTCTTGTATAATGAGTTCTGTCATTCTTCTAATTAATTCCGCAAACGGTTCCACTTTTTTAGGGTCTCCTGTTATTCCGATGACGCCGATTACTTGCTTATTAAACATAATGGGCATGTTGATGCCTGCTTTTACTCCTTTTAGAATTTTTGCTTTGTCCTGATCAATATAAAGTACTTTTTTTGTTTTAATGACAATGGTCGCTCCTTCATGAAAGGTGCCAATTCTGCTTTTTTCAGTGGAAGAAATGATGATTCCTTTTGTATCCACTAATATAATATCTTCTTTCATTACTTGCTGAACTTCTGAAATAATTTTAGAAGCTAAATTGGTTGATAAATGCATGGGGCATCGACCGCCTTCTTTTGGATTAAAAAACAATAAAAACGGTATATTTCACATTTTAATCATATGATCATACATAGATTAAATACCCAACTTTCTTTATAATAAAACGAAAATTAGAAAAGCGAGGGTTTTCAATATGATTCCTTCTCATGTGAAGAAGCGTTTTGTGGATATCGTAGGAAGGGAAAATTTCGAAGATTCAGAAGTAGAGCGGTTAGTTTATTCATACGATGCCACCCCTAATTTTCAATCTATTCCTGACGCGGTGGTTTCACCCAGAAATACGGAGGAAGTATCCGAAATATTAAAACTGTGCAATGAATGGGAAATACCGATTGTTCCGAGAGGATCGGGAACGAACTTGTGTGCCGGCACTTGTCCTGTTGAAGGAGGAGTTGTTCTTCTGTTTAAACATATGAACAAAATTTTAGAAATCGATGAAGAAAATTTAACCGTGACTTGTCAACCGGGAGTTATAACACTTGATTTAATCAATGCGGTTGAACAAAAAGGTTTATTTTATCCTCCTGATCCAAGTTCTATAAAAATATCGACGATCGGTGGGAATTTAAACGAAAACTCCGGGGGATTAAGAGGACTGAAATATGGAGTAACCCGTGATTATGTATTGGGATTGGAGGCAGTTCTTCCTAACGGAGATATCATCCGGACAGGAGGAAAATTAGCAAAAGATGTAGCGGGGTATGATTTAACTCGATTATTGGTAGGTTCAGAAGGCACACTGGGTGTGATTACAGAGGCGA of the Bacillus smithii genome contains:
- a CDS encoding CdaR family transcriptional regulator, translating into MHLSTNLASKIISEVQQVMKEDIILVDTKGIIISSTEKSRIGTFHEGATIVIKTKKVLYIDQDKAKILKGVKAGINMPIMFNKQVIGVIGITGDPKKVEPFAELIRRMTELIIQEAYYTERNEWEIRGIESYLYEWINSTSVDKEFLERGVMLGIPVYDTHICALIQSEIQTLDHYDIPRIQKEIMELFYSVFGKENHFLIRWGQERFLLLKKIGSTFNKNHFHSQLKNFKERFERKYHHHLAIGVGKTMCRQIIHRSFKEAMKALKVAQKHLGIVFYEDLILEIILEDIPIEIQKDFQRRTIDVLKEDPILIDTLQHYLHNNQSIKKTSEEMNIHINTLHYRLNKIEELTGINPKTTEGIVIFYISLMLLNSHSHHEMDKRKL